A DNA window from Chitinibacter fontanus contains the following coding sequences:
- a CDS encoding DUF2845 domain-containing protein: protein MLAHAETNMRCGNYIIGAGNTRDEIVSRCGEPADKRTSTLPSTYRNRHGEIVVDSSKPAQEISEWVYNFGSDKLMMQLRFVDGQLQDVKTLGYGY from the coding sequence ATGCTTGCCCACGCCGAAACCAATATGCGCTGCGGCAACTACATTATTGGTGCGGGCAATACCCGCGATGAAATTGTCAGCCGCTGCGGCGAACCCGCTGATAAACGTACAAGTACGCTACCGAGCACCTATCGCAATCGCCACGGGGAAATCGTGGTTGACTCTAGCAAACCCGCGCAGGAAATCAGCGAATGGGTCTATAACTTTGGCTCTGACAAACTAATGATGCAGCTACGTTTTGTCGATGGACAATTGCAGGACGTTAAAACGCTGGGGTATGGCTATTAG
- a CDS encoding phospholipase A encodes MKAIICLAGLVVGSAQAADLAVCKQIGDSSQRLACYDRLASEGTATDNSPDTPMTAQVATPVVPAPVPSEVQTSVASAGDALSRRWELDKADQNGVFTIQPHQPVYFMPLSWRENVNRQPCSANPRNCAKRSANSFKNVEAKFQLSFKTKLWQDALGSDIDVWGAYTQQSYWQVYDQAASAPFRETDYQPEVWATLPLALGPDWLRLRMLNVGLVHQSNGQTVPLSRSWNRLYASLGLSSGDLSMILKPWWRLPEDAADDDNPDISDYSGRMETQLFYPIGSHQLSLTWRNNLKFNSSVPNRSYWLLEWAFPLAGQLHGYVQAFDGYGDSLQSYNFKNRGVAVGVSLVNWQ; translated from the coding sequence ATGAAAGCAATTATCTGCTTAGCGGGTTTGGTGGTAGGGTCTGCACAGGCTGCAGATTTAGCGGTCTGTAAACAGATTGGGGATAGCAGCCAGCGCTTGGCGTGTTACGACCGGCTGGCGTCAGAAGGAACGGCCACTGACAACTCGCCAGATACGCCGATGACGGCGCAAGTTGCTACACCTGTGGTGCCAGCCCCTGTGCCAAGCGAGGTGCAAACCAGTGTAGCCAGTGCAGGCGATGCCCTATCGCGGCGCTGGGAGCTGGATAAAGCAGATCAAAATGGTGTGTTCACTATTCAGCCTCATCAACCCGTGTATTTCATGCCTCTATCTTGGCGGGAAAATGTTAATCGTCAGCCTTGCTCGGCCAACCCGCGTAATTGCGCTAAGCGCTCGGCTAATAGTTTTAAAAACGTTGAGGCCAAATTTCAGCTCTCATTCAAAACCAAATTGTGGCAAGACGCTTTAGGCTCGGATATTGACGTCTGGGGGGCTTACACCCAGCAAAGCTATTGGCAGGTGTACGACCAGGCGGCTTCGGCGCCATTCCGTGAAACGGATTACCAACCCGAAGTATGGGCGACACTGCCATTGGCTTTGGGCCCCGACTGGTTACGCCTGCGCATGCTCAACGTCGGCTTGGTACATCAATCGAATGGGCAGACTGTTCCGCTATCTCGCTCGTGGAACCGGCTCTATGCCAGCTTGGGCCTGAGTTCGGGCGATCTATCGATGATTCTCAAGCCGTGGTGGCGGCTGCCGGAAGATGCGGCTGATGATGATAATCCAGATATTTCTGATTACAGCGGGCGAATGGAAACCCAACTTTTCTATCCAATTGGCTCGCACCAGCTCTCGCTAACGTGGCGCAATAATCTGAAATTCAATAGTAGCGTGCCGAATCGGTCGTATTGGTTGCTGGAATGGGCGTTCCCGCTGGCGGGCCAGCTGCATGGCTATGTGCAAGCTTTTGATGGCTATGGCGATTCACTGCAAAGCTACAATTTCAAAAATCGCGGCGTTGCTGTGGGCGTATCATTGGTTAATTGGCAATAA
- a CDS encoding DUF4344 domain-containing metallopeptidase: MKMTAFLTSILSILCGIGSALAAPTVSVRYTPTDNEALKPYYEFIKEHDSLAPAAATANLFKWPHNLLLETKECNEVNAMYFPGQNKIVMCYEIFKDIAEKVEAQLGHHDQKYRNEIKHNSLVFLFRHELSHAIFDIFKIPLIGNEEIAADASAFYFTLSNGDLETERKILLGAKFYFMRKNENFGDDTRYQFGTFSDIHPLYEQRYFNMLCYAYARYPEQASFLVQQELLPQGRADYCPREWQQLSYGVERLILPYFKKPKASKQ, translated from the coding sequence ATGAAAATGACTGCCTTCTTGACCTCGATACTCAGCATCTTGTGTGGTATAGGCTCCGCACTTGCTGCACCAACGGTCTCGGTCCGCTACACACCAACCGACAATGAAGCTCTGAAACCATATTATGAGTTCATCAAAGAGCATGACTCACTAGCACCTGCAGCTGCTACGGCCAATCTATTCAAATGGCCACACAATTTGCTGCTAGAAACCAAGGAGTGCAATGAAGTCAACGCCATGTACTTCCCAGGGCAAAATAAGATTGTGATGTGTTATGAGATTTTTAAGGACATTGCAGAAAAAGTAGAGGCGCAGCTTGGGCACCATGATCAAAAATATCGCAATGAAATCAAACATAACTCATTGGTATTTTTGTTCCGCCATGAATTAAGCCATGCCATCTTTGATATTTTCAAAATACCGCTGATTGGCAATGAAGAAATCGCAGCAGATGCCAGTGCTTTTTACTTCACATTAAGCAACGGTGATCTAGAGACCGAACGTAAGATCTTGCTGGGTGCAAAATTTTACTTTATGCGAAAAAATGAAAATTTCGGCGATGATACCCGCTATCAATTCGGCACATTCTCGGATATTCATCCACTGTATGAGCAGCGCTATTTCAATATGTTGTGCTATGCCTATGCACGCTATCCAGAACAGGCCAGCTTCCTAGTGCAACAGGAGCTATTGCCACAAGGTCGCGCAGATTATTGCCCTCGCGAATGGCAACAATTGAGCTATGGGGTTGAGCGATTAATCCTGCCTTATTTCAAAAAACCTAAGGCTAGCAAACAATAA
- the ycaO gene encoding 30S ribosomal protein S12 methylthiotransferase accessory factor YcaO, with protein MRSETPASLIEGKDAPLEYSITTMQDQLQQLGFNVVEASWLNPVEHVWSVHLHDRDCPLLYTNGKGATQLAARASALGEFIERLSWHYFWSNFHLGQTRANLPIVHFPQEQWFAPPADGRLPAGILNPELHAFYNPDDALTYPSLVDLNSGNTERGICALPFERLSDGESCWIPVNILGNLYVSNGMAAGNTPMEARTQALAEIVERHIKFKVFSENLCLPDIPLEVIARYPHIAQGIKALRDAGFGILVKDASLGGVFPVLNITLLHPEDQGCFSSFGAHPRFDIALERALTELLQGRAFDKLANFPEPSFNQAEVADFPNLEQHFIDSSGTVGWRFLSNEADFPFCDWYFSHHTADDYQWLVDCIHEQGHQIYLADFTNLGVYSCRIVVPGMSEVYQVDDLEWENNSLGNAIRPAILRLNQLNHNECKALLNRLQTLGLTDDRAIWEIIGLAADPDSAWKTLRIGELKTLLALAIGDSDAILEGCEWIHYFGQLSAERALVYRCINALIQCGQPSAYQSALTALYGADTLTLAQALLAGHVRFFGLNELGGDMSGSRLHTQLLAAYDKLQINQRYPHH; from the coding sequence ATGCGCAGCGAAACCCCAGCGAGCCTGATCGAGGGCAAAGATGCCCCGCTCGAATACTCGATCACTACCATGCAAGACCAGCTCCAACAGCTGGGCTTTAATGTTGTCGAGGCCTCATGGCTTAATCCGGTTGAGCATGTCTGGTCAGTTCACCTACACGATCGCGATTGCCCTTTGCTGTATACCAATGGCAAAGGCGCCACCCAGCTCGCCGCGCGCGCCAGCGCACTGGGTGAATTTATCGAACGGCTAAGCTGGCATTACTTCTGGTCGAATTTTCATCTCGGGCAAACCCGCGCCAATTTGCCGATTGTGCATTTCCCGCAAGAGCAATGGTTTGCCCCACCGGCGGATGGCCGATTACCTGCGGGCATCCTCAACCCCGAGTTACATGCTTTCTATAACCCCGACGATGCCCTGACCTACCCAAGTCTGGTTGACCTCAATTCCGGCAATACCGAGCGTGGCATCTGCGCCTTGCCGTTTGAGCGCCTCAGCGATGGAGAAAGCTGCTGGATTCCAGTCAATATCCTTGGCAATCTGTATGTCAGCAACGGCATGGCAGCCGGCAATACGCCAATGGAAGCGCGCACTCAGGCCTTGGCCGAGATCGTCGAGCGGCACATTAAATTCAAGGTGTTTAGCGAGAATCTGTGCCTGCCCGATATTCCGCTCGAAGTCATCGCGCGCTATCCGCATATTGCGCAGGGCATCAAGGCATTGCGCGATGCGGGATTTGGCATTTTGGTTAAAGACGCTTCTTTGGGCGGAGTATTTCCGGTACTCAATATCACGCTACTGCACCCTGAAGATCAGGGCTGCTTTAGTAGTTTTGGCGCACATCCGCGCTTTGATATTGCGCTGGAGCGTGCGCTCACTGAATTACTGCAAGGACGGGCATTTGATAAATTGGCCAACTTCCCCGAGCCTAGCTTTAATCAGGCCGAAGTCGCTGATTTTCCCAATCTGGAACAGCACTTTATCGACTCCAGCGGCACGGTGGGCTGGCGGTTTTTAAGCAATGAGGCCGATTTTCCATTCTGTGACTGGTACTTTAGCCACCACACCGCCGACGATTACCAATGGCTGGTTGATTGCATCCACGAACAGGGACATCAAATTTATCTGGCCGATTTTACTAATCTGGGCGTTTATAGCTGCCGCATCGTGGTGCCCGGCATGTCCGAGGTGTATCAGGTCGATGATTTGGAGTGGGAAAACAATAGTCTGGGCAACGCGATTCGTCCGGCCATTTTGCGACTCAATCAGCTCAATCACAATGAATGCAAAGCCTTGCTCAATCGCCTGCAAACACTGGGGCTGACCGACGACCGAGCCATTTGGGAAATTATCGGTTTGGCAGCCGACCCTGATTCGGCGTGGAAAACCCTGCGCATCGGCGAGTTAAAAACCCTGCTGGCCTTAGCGATTGGCGACAGCGACGCGATTTTGGAAGGCTGCGAATGGATTCATTATTTCGGCCAGCTCAGCGCCGAGCGTGCGCTAGTGTATCGCTGCATTAACGCCCTCATCCAATGCGGACAGCCTAGCGCGTACCAAAGTGCCTTAACCGCGCTCTACGGCGCCGACACGCTAACGCTGGCACAGGCACTACTGGCCGGGCATGTGCGTTTCTTTGGCTTAAATGAACTCGGTGGTGATATGAGCGGCAGCCGTTTACATACCCAATTGCTGGCGGCGTATGATAAATTGCAGATCAATCAAAGGTATCCGCACCACTAA